One Cydia fagiglandana chromosome 11, ilCydFagi1.1, whole genome shotgun sequence genomic region harbors:
- the LOC134668613 gene encoding uncharacterized protein LOC134668613, whose amino-acid sequence MEEWKDVKPCPAHPLLGSNRTHIWVERDNFPYYDLSSSSSIICCYKSFYRPKTVDDISSFKIDNRVKYNSCRNFSDYIQVEDEFVRVNCSHTIHGNKLFESFFLFAREKKISVKPKTDLPYNILILGIDSVSRLNFHRTMPKTVTFLNTLGAIELLRYNKVGDNTFPNLIPLLLGKNVTELQEMCWPNKKLTFDNCPFIWERFQQAGFATAYGEDHSKIGTFNYNRRGFAGSPTDYYLRTFMVEAETFARTNNGGNFTLCLNNKYIFKILLDYVEELTSLSKINLFGFFWENIMTHDHLHYPSAMDDDYTALFKKMHSSGYLNKSIVFLMSDHGMRWGKFRKTRQGFLEARLPFVFALMPPSFRKNFSEAYKYLKQNVHRLTTPFDVHATLLDLINLKTIENAKIMSRINEAYSSQRSISLFLPIPENRTCESAAIDAHWCVDYGNVKVDSNSPEASEAVEYAMWHLNGLLKDYPQCAELILDKVLLVTRLISESSKEKIKKSVELSVAFSTNPGGGEFEATLGRQGGPGSPWLLLGSVSRVNVYRNQSNCIKYHGDTQLMLYCYCIY is encoded by the coding sequence ATGGAGGAATGGAAGGATGTGAAACCATGTCCAGCTCACCCTTTGCTAGGGTCGAACAGAACTCACATTTGGGTTGAAAGAGATAATTTTCCCTATTACGATTTAAGTTCCTCCTCGAGTATTATTTGCTGTTATAAATCTTTTTACCGCCCTAAAACGGTAGATGACATCTCGTCTTTCAAAATAGATAATCGAGTCAAATATAACTCCTGTCGTAATTTTTCTGATTATATTCAAGTTGAAGATGAATTTGTCCGAGTGAACTGTAGTCACACTATTCACGGAAACAAACTATTCGAATCTTTTTTTCTATTTGCGCGTGAAAAGAAAATTTCAGTCAAACCAAAGACAGATTTACCGTATAACATATTGATTCTAGGAATAGACTCGGTATCTAGATTGAATTTCCATAGGACTATGCCCAAAACAGTTACATTTTTGAACACGTTGGGTGCTATAGAACTGTTAAGATATAATAAAGTAGGTGACAACACATTTCCCAATCTAATACCACTTTTGCTTGGTAAAAACGTAACAGAGCTGCAGGAAATGTGTTGGCCCAACAAGAAGCTCACGTTTGACAACTGTCCTTTTATATGGGAGCGATTCCAGCAGGCGGGCTTCGCCACAGCCTACGGAGAGGACCACTCGAAGATCGGGACGTTCAACTATAACAGGCGCGGCTTCGCGGGTTCTCCCACCGACTACTATCTTCGCACCTTCATGGTCGAAGCTGAAACCTTTGCCAGAACAAACAATGGAGGAAACTTCACATTATGCTTGAATAACAAATATATCTTCAAAATTCTTCTGGACTATGTCGAAGAACTGACTTCATTGtccaaaataaatttattcggATTTTTTTGGGAAAACATAATGACCCATGATCATTTACATTATCCGTCGGCGATGGACGATGATTACACAGCGCTGTTTAAGAAGATGCACAGCTctggttatttaaataaaagtattgtTTTCTTAATGAGCGACCATGGCATGAGATGGGGCAAATTTCGGAAAACAAGGCAGGGATTTTTGGAGGCGAGGTTACCCTTCGTATTTGCATTAATGCCTCCGTCGTTTCGTAAAAACTTTAGTGAGGCTTATAAATATCTGAAACAGAATGTTCATCGCCTAACTACACCATTTGATGTGCACGCCACTTTATTAGACTTAATTAATCTGAAGACCATTGAAAATGCTAAGATAATGTCTCGAATCAATGAGGCGTATTCTAGTCAACGAAGCATTAGTTTATTTTTACCAATTCCGGAGAACAGAACATGCGAATCAGCAGCCATAGATGCCCACTGGTGCGTTGATTACGGAAATGTTAAAGTTGATTCCAATAGCCCTGAAGCAAGCGAAGCAGTAGAGTACGCAATGTGGCATTTAAATGGTCTTCTTAAGGACTATCCGCAGTGTGCTGAGCTCATTCTTGACAAAGTCTTGCTTGTTACTCGACTGATATCCGAAAGttccaaagagaaaattaagaaATCAGTTGAGTTGAGTGTCGCGTTCAGTACGAATCCCGGAGGAGGCGAGTTTGAAGCCACGCTGGGGAGACAAGGAGGTCCCGGCAGCCCCTGGCTTCTGTTAGGCTCCGTAAGCCGAGTAAACGTCTATAGAAACCAAAGCAACTGCATCAAATACCATGGAGACACTCAGTTAATGCTTTACTGTTATtgcatttattaa